A window of the Brassica oleracea var. oleracea cultivar TO1000 chromosome C1, BOL, whole genome shotgun sequence genome harbors these coding sequences:
- the LOC106303962 gene encoding pentatricopeptide repeat-containing protein At4g32430, mitochondrial: MTLLSYLHCTPSKSFPFRVFRYHLISAHKLFDGSSQRNATTYINHSISESLRRGSPSQALAIFSKNLHLGLSGCNIINEVTFCLALKACRGDTKLGCQVHGFSIASGFTSFVCVSNAVMGMYRKAGRFDNALCIFESLVDPDVVSWNTILSGFDEDQVAMSFVVKMRSAGVVFDAFTYSTALSFCVGFEGFGLGLQLHSIVVKTGLESDVVVGNSFITMYSRGGSFRDARRVFDEKVVKDMITWNSLLSGLSQGGNLGFEAVLVFREMMREGVELDHVSFTSVITTCCHENDLKIARQIHGLCLKRGYATLVSVGNMLMTSYWKCGVVEAARSLFHEMSERNVISWTTMISANKDDAVFIFHKMRLDGVLPNEVTFIGLINAVKCNEQIKEGVKIHGICIKTGFASKPSIGNSFITMYAKFEALEDAKKAFDEINVKEIISWNAMISGFAQNGFSLEALKMFLSAAAEATPNEYTFGSVLNAIASAENISLRHGQRCHAHILKLGFNSCPVVSSALLDMYAKRGSIDESEKVFDEMSEKNQFVWTSIISAYSSHGDFKSVMNSFQEMVSENIAPDLITFLSVLTACNRKGMVDKGYEIFSSMTKDYSLEPSHEHYSCMVDMLGRAGRLKEAEELMSEVPGGPGVSMLQSMLGSCRLHGDSKMGEKVAELVMEMEPKLSGSYVQMYNIHAEMGQWEKAAEIRRKMRKREVKKEIGTSWVDFIGSDGSLTTIGFSSGDKSHSKSDEIYRMVETLGLEMDLEEEVARSGLLFRVV, from the coding sequence ATGACCCTTCTGAGTTATTTACACTGTACTCCCTCAAAGTCTTTTCCTTTTCGAGTTTTTCGCTATCATTTGATTAGTGCACACAAGCTGTTCGATGGAAGTTCCCAAAGAAACGCGACAACCTACATTAACCATTCAATCAGCGAATCCTTACGTAGAGGCTCTCCTTCGCAAGCACTTGCGATCTTCAGTAAGAATCTCCATCTGGGGTTATCTGGTTGTAACATTATAAACGAGGTCACTTTTTGTCTAGCTCTCAAAGCATGTCGTGGAGACACGAAACTTGGTTGCCAAGTCCACGGGTTCTCGATAGCCTCTGGTTTCACTTCCTTCGTCTGCGTTTCAAACGCTGTGATGGGAATGTACCGTAAAGCTGGTCGGTTTGACAATGCTTTGTGCATATTTGAGAGTCTGGTTGATCCTGATGTTGTCTCTTGGAACACTATACTCTCTGGGTTCGATGAAGATCAAGTTGCTATGAGTTTTGTTGTTAAGATGAGATCTGCTGGAGTGGTTTTCGATGCGTTTACTTACTCCACGGCTCTTTCCTTCTGTGTGGGGTTTGAAGGGTTTGGTTTAGGATTGCAGTTGCATTCCATTGTGGTGAAAACAGGTCTGGAGAGTGATGTTGTGGTTGGGAACTCGTTTATAACAATGTACTCGCGTGGTGGGAGTTTCAGAGATGCTAGGAGAGTCTTTGATGAGAAGGTGGTTAAGGATATGATTACATGGAACTCTCTATTGTCGGGACTTTCTCAAGGAGGTAATCTCGGGTTTGAGGCGGTGCTTGTGTTCAGGGAGATGATGAGAGAAGGTGTGGAGCTTGACCACGTGTCTTTTACCAGCGTGATCACGACTTGTTGCCACGAAAATGATCTGAAGATAGCTAGGCAAATCCATGGTCTGTGCTTAAAAAGAGGCTATGCGACACTTGTTTCCGTTGGTAATATGCTGATGACGAGTTACTGGAAGTGTGGGGTCGTAGAAGCTGCGAGATCATTGTTTCACGAAATGAGCGAGAGGAATGTTATCTCTTGGACAACGATGATCTCCGCGAATAAAGACGACGCTGTGTTCATTTTTCATAAGATGAGGTTAGATGGAGTGCTCCCTAACGAGGTCACGTTTATTGGTTTAATCAACGCTGTTAAGTGCAATGAGCAAATCAAAGAAGGGGTCAAGATTCACGGTATATGCATCAAGACTGGCTTTGCTTCGAAACCGTCTATTGGCAACAGTTTCATCACAATGTACGCCAAGTTCGAGGCGTTGGAAGATGCCAAGAAGGCGTTTGATGAGATAAATGTCAAGGAGATTATCTCCTGGAACGCTATGATCTCTGGATTTGCTCAAAACGGATTCTCGCTCGAAGCACTCAAGATGTTCTTATCAGCAGCAGCGGAAGCAACTCCGAATGAATACACTTTCGGAAGTGTGTTAAACGCGATAGCTTCCGCGGAGAACATATCTCTGAGGCATGGTCAGCGTTGCCATGCTCATATACTGAAGCTGGGTTTTAACAGCTGTCCCGTTGTTTCGAGCGCGCTTCTCGATATGTACGCCAAGCGTGGGAGCATCGATGAGTCAGAGAAAGTCTTTGACGAGATGTCTGAAAAGAACCAGTTTGTTTGGACATCGATAATATCAGCTTACTCAAGCCACGGGGATTTTAAATCAGTGATGAACTCGTTCCAAGAGATGGTTAGCGAGAACATAGCACCGGACCTGATCACGTTTCTCTCTGTGTTGACAGCTTGTAATAGAAAAGGTATGGTGGACAAAGGGTATGAGATTTTCAGCTCGATGACTAAAGACTACAGCCTTGAGCCGTCACATGAGCATTACTCGTGTATGGTCGACATGCTTGGCCGAGCTGGGAGATTGAAAGAAGCGGAGGAGCTTATGAGTGAGGTTCCTGGAGGACCGGGAGTGTCGATGCTGCAGAGCATGCTGGGGTCTTGTAGGCTGCACGGGGACTCGAAAATGGGAGAGAAAGTGGCTGAGCTTGTTATGGAGATGGAACCGAAGTTGTCTGGTTCTTATGTTCAGATGTATAACATCCATGCAGAGATGGGACAGTGGGAAAAAGCTGCGGAGATTAGGAGGAAGATGAGGAAGAGAGAGGTGAAGAAAGAAATAGGAACCAGCTGGGTTGATTTTATTGGCAGTGATGGTTCTTTGACGACGATAGGTTTCTCTTCAGGTGATAAGTCTCATTCGAAATCTGATGAGATTTATAGAATGGTGGAAACTCTTGGTTTGGAGATGGATTTGGAGGAGGAGGTTGCACGTTCAGGGCTTTTATTCAGAGTTGTTTAA
- the LOC106294561 gene encoding uncharacterized protein LOC106294561, with protein sequence MKKMGVIVFLLLHSIFYTAFCFKDGLLPNGDFELGPHHSDMKGTQVMNKTAIPSWELSGFVEYIPSGHKQGDMILVVPKGAFAVRLGNEASIKQKISVKKGSYYSITFSAARTCAQDERLNVSVAPHHGVMPIQTVYSSSGWDLYSWAFKAQGDYAEVVIHNPGVEEDPACGPLIDGVAMRALFPPRPTNKNILKNGGFEEGPWVLPNTSSGVLIPPNAVDDHSPLPGWMVESLKAVKYIDSDHFSVPQGRRAVELIAGKESAVAQVVRTTPGKIYVLSFAVGDASNACAGSMIVEAFAGKDTLKVPYESKGKGGFKRASLKFVAVSDRTRIMFYSTFYAMRNDDFSSLCGPVIDDVKLLSARRM encoded by the exons ATGAAAAAGATGGGAGTGATAGTGTTTCTTCTGCTTCATTCGATCTTCTACACAGCCTTTTGCTTCAAAGATG GGCTACTACCAAACGGTGACTTCGAACTAGGTCCACACCACTCGGACATGAAAGGGACACAAGTGATGAACAAAACAGCAATCCCAAGCTGGGAACTCTCAGGCTTCGTCGAGTACATTCCCTCAGGACACAAACAAGGCGACATGATCCTTGTCGTGCCTAAAGGCGCTTTCGCAGTGCGTCTAGGCAACGAAGCTTCCATCAAACAAAAGATCAGCGTTAAGAAAGGGTCTTACTATTCCATCACGTTCAGTGCGGCTCGAACCTGCGCACAGGACGAGCGGTTAAACGTTTCCGTGGCTCCTCACCACGGAGTAATGCCGATTCAAACAGTTTATAGTAGCTCAGGTTGGGATTTGTATTCGTGGGCGTTCAAGGCGCAGGGCGATTATGCAGAGGTTGTGATACATAATCCAGGCGTTGAGGAAGATCCTGCGTGTGGACCTCTCATTGATGGTGTTGCTATGAGAGCTCTTTTTCCTCCTCGTCCCACCAACA AGAACATTCTAAAGAACGGAGGATTCGAAGAAGGCCCATGGGTTTTACCCAACACGTCATCAGGCGTTCTGATCCCACCTAACGCCGTCGACGACCACTCTCCGTTACCAGGATGGATGGTCGAATCTCTCAAAGCCGTTAAATACATCGACTCCGACCACTTCTCCGTCCCTCAAGGCCGCCGCGCCGTCGAACTCATCGCCGGGAAAGAGAGCGCCGTCGCACAGGTCGTCCGCACGACGCCCGGGAAAATTTACGTTCTCTCCTTCGCCGTCGGAGACGCGAGCAACGCCTGCGCGGGGTCTATGATCGTCGAGGCCTTCGCCGGAAAAGACACGCTCAAGGTACCGTACGAATCGAAAGGGAAAGGTGGATTCAAGCGAGCGTCGCTGAAGTTCGTCGCCGTCTCGGACAGGACTAGGATCATGTTCTACAGCACGTTCTACGCGATGAGGAACGACGATTTCTCGAGCCTGTGTGGGCCGGTGATCGACGACGTTAAACTTCTCAGTGCTCGGAGGATGTGA
- the LOC106310184 gene encoding pentatricopeptide repeat-containing protein At4g32450, mitochondrial, whose product MGFVPTMICTARGSLLSSTSKLRHPFSCDSLKPLGPLLRNLSTAAERLGSLNPNPTDSASNHTDFMNGDQYLGGFQQNSYGQSLNPDYPPVSSQNPNGFYQSSDLFDQRHRNWQSGSDACPSYGNYNQENAGFVHSQGDLQVQSHNHQDNSGYDSLDALCREGNVKEAVDIIKSWRNQGYLVDLPRLLWIAKLCGDAQALQEAKVVHEFITSSVSPADTSAYNSVIEMYSCCESVEDALSVFESMPEKNSQTWCIIIRCLAKNGHEEDAVDMFSRFKEEGSRPDREIFKEVFFACGVLGDVNEGLLHFESMRRDYEIVPDMEHYVSVVKMLAEPGYLDEALRFVELVEPDAVDLWETLMNLARVHGDLDLGDKCQDMVEKLDASRLSKESKAGFVPAKSSDTAKEKLQRIATRDNFRAGDISLPENREYYMALKSLKEHMVELGYVPESRLALHDVDQESRDENLFNHNERFAFVSSFLNTPARSEVLVRKNLRVCIDCHNALKLMSKIVGRRLISRDVKRYHHMEDGVCSCRDYW is encoded by the coding sequence ATGGGTTTTGTCCCGACAATGATATGCACGGCTAGAGGTTCGCTTCTCAGCTCCACCAGTAAGCTACGCCATCCCTTTTCATGTGATTCACTGAAACCTCTCGGTCCTCTGTTGAGAAATCTAAGCACAGCTGCGGAGAGATTGGGGTCCCTAAACCCTAATCCAACGGATAGTGCTTCAAATCACACTGACTTCATGAATGGAGATCAGTACCTCGGTGGGTTTCAGCAGAATTCATATGGGCAGAGCTTAAACCCAGATTATCCCCCTGTTTCTAGTCAGAATCCGAATGGGTTTTATCAAAGCAGTGATCTTTTTGACCAGAGACATCGAAATTGGCAAAGTGGTAGTGATGCTTGTCCCTCATATGGTAATTACAATCAGGAGAATGCAGGTTTTGTTCACTCACAGGGTGATCTGCAAGTCCAGTCTCATAATCATCAAGATAATAGTGGTTATGACTCATTGGATGCGCTTTGCAGAGAAGGGAATGTGAAAGAAGCTGTTGATATCATCAAATCATGGAGAAATCAGGGCTATTTGGTAGATTTACCCAGGCTTTTGTGGATAGCGAAGCTATGCGGGGATGCACAAGCTTTACAAGAAGCAAAAGTCGTTCATGAGTTTATTACTTCTTCGGTTTCTCCTGCGGACACCAGCGCTTACAACTCTGTAATAGAAATGTACTCTTGTTGTGAGTCCGTGGAAGATGCGTTATCCGTTTTCGAGAGTATGCCTGAGAAGAACTCGCAGACTTGGTGTATTATCATAAGGTGTTTGGCAAAGAATGGACACGAAGAGGACGCCGTTGATATGTTCTCTCGTTTTAAAGAAGAAGGGAGCAGACCCGATAGGGAGATATTCAAAGAGGTCTTCTTTGCTTGTGGTGTGCTTGGTGACGTTAACGAAGGGCTGCTTCACTTTGAGTCTATGAGGAGAGACTACGAGATCGTTCCTGATATGGAACATTACGTGAGCGTTGTTAAGATGTTGGCCGAGCCTGGTTACTTAGATGAAGCGTTGAGGTTTGTTGAGTTGGTGGAACCAGATGCTGTTGATTTGTGGGAGACGTTGATGAATCTTGCACGCGTTCACGGGGATTTAGACCTCGGCGACAAATGTCAAGACATGGTTGAGAAGCTTGATGCGAGTAGACTGAGCAAAGAATCAAAGGCGGGTTTTGTCCCTGCCAAATCATCAGACACAGCGAAAGAGAAGCTACAGAGGATAGCGACGAGGGATAACTTCAGGGCTGGAGATATATCTCTTCCGGAAAACAGAGAATACTACATGGCGTTGAAGAGTTTGAAGGAGCATATGGTGGAGCTTGGTTACGTGCCCGAGTCAAGGCTTGCATTGCACGACGTGGACCAAGAGAGCAGAGACGAGAACCTTTTTAACCACAACGAGAGGTTCGCTTTCGTCTCGTCGTTTCTCAACACTCCTGCGCGTTCTGAAGTACTAGTGAGGAAGAATCTACGTGTTTGCATTGATTGCCACAACGCATTGAAACTGATGTCGAAGATAGTTGGGAGACGGTTGATCTCGCGGGATGTCAAGAGGTATCACCATATGGAAGATGGTGTTTGCTCTTGCAGAGACTATTGGTGA
- the LOC106310199 gene encoding uncharacterized protein LOC106310199 isoform X2, with protein MRFKKGSRVEVFSNKEAPYGAWRCAEIISGNGHTYNVRFFSFHEEAVMERVPRKVIRPCPPQVDVERWEAGELVEVLDSFSWKAATVRQELCGNYYAVRLLGTPAEFTFHKANVRVRQSWQDERWVAIGKISGSVKSSLLTGSDVQRKLKPQVNSKRLQEPSVVSARMLKRPSPHNWPECAESCTGNTKKIRSLEAPSSKNGETGCCQMVRVRSKGSSEGVRAGSLVADDCFDSDATSVGSCSAASDDDESNMPPCMLDGSGPQADSSSSEAESFCGLREEARRKHSLAGGDGVRRSCRSELYTYRSTLGDLFASGPLSWEQETSLTDLRLSLNISDDEHLMEWI; from the exons ATGAGATTCAAAAAAGGAAGTAGAGTTGAGGTGTTTAGCAACAAGGAGGCACCTTACGGTGCGTGGCGATGCGCTGAGATCATCTCGGGGAATGGACACACCTACAACGTTAGGTTCTTCTCTTTCCACGAGGAGGCTGTCATGGAGAGAGTTCCAAGGAAGGTGATCAGGCCGTGTCCTCCGCAAGTTGATGTTGAGCGATGGGAGGCTGGTGAGTTGGTGGAGGTTCTTGATAGCTTCTCATGGAAAGCCGCCACCGTTCGACAAGAGCTGTGTGGGAACTACTATGCTGTTCGGTTGCTTGGGACTCCAGCTGAGTTTACGTTTCACAAGGCTAACGTCAGGGTTCGACAGTCTTGGCAAGATGAGAGATGGGTTGCGATTGGAAAG ATATCAGGTTCTGTGAAGTCATCCTTACTGACTGGATCAGACGTACAACGGAAGCTGAAGCCCCAAGTGAACAGCAAACGTCTACAGGAGCCTAGTGTCGTCTCTGCTAGAATGTTGAAGAGGCCGTCACCTCACAACTGGCCTGAGTGTGCTGAATCATGCACTGGAAACACTAAGAAGATACGATCACTGGAAGCGCCTTCCTCTAAGAATGGCGAAACTGGTTGCTGTCAAATGGTCAGGGTAAGATCAAAAGGTTCTAGTGAGGGTGTTCGTGCAGGAAGCTTAGTCGCTGACGATTGTTTTGATAGCGATGCAACTTCAGTTGGTAGTTGTAGCGCTGCTAGTGATGATGATGAGAGTAACATGCCACCTTGTATGCTAGATGGCTCTGGACCACAGGCAGACTCAAGTAGCAGCGAGGCTGAATCTTTTTGTGGACTTAGGGAAGAAGCAAGGCGGAAGCATTCATTAGCAGGTGGTGATGGAGTAAGAAGGTCGTGTAGGTCTGAACTATATACTTACCGCAGTACATTGGGGGACTTATTCGCTTCTGGTCCCTTGAGTTGGGAACAAGAAACATCGTTAACTGATCTCCGTCTTTCTCTAAATATATCAGATGATGAACATTTGATGGAG TGGATTTGA
- the LOC106310199 gene encoding uncharacterized protein LOC106310199 isoform X1 — protein MRFKKGSRVEVFSNKEAPYGAWRCAEIISGNGHTYNVRFFSFHEEAVMERVPRKVIRPCPPQVDVERWEAGELVEVLDSFSWKAATVRQELCGNYYAVRLLGTPAEFTFHKANVRVRQSWQDERWVAIGKISGSVKSSLLTGSDVQRKLKPQVNSKRLQEPSVVSARMLKRPSPHNWPECAESCTGNTKKIRSLEAPSSKNGETGCCQMVRVRSKGSSEGVRAGSLVADDCFDSDATSVGSCSAASDDDESNMPPCMLDGSGPQADSSSSEAESFCGLREEARRKHSLAGGDGVRRSCRSELYTYRSTLGDLFASGPLSWEQETSLTDLRLSLNISDDEHLMEEHCRLVRGMQDLLLLEV, from the exons ATGAGATTCAAAAAAGGAAGTAGAGTTGAGGTGTTTAGCAACAAGGAGGCACCTTACGGTGCGTGGCGATGCGCTGAGATCATCTCGGGGAATGGACACACCTACAACGTTAGGTTCTTCTCTTTCCACGAGGAGGCTGTCATGGAGAGAGTTCCAAGGAAGGTGATCAGGCCGTGTCCTCCGCAAGTTGATGTTGAGCGATGGGAGGCTGGTGAGTTGGTGGAGGTTCTTGATAGCTTCTCATGGAAAGCCGCCACCGTTCGACAAGAGCTGTGTGGGAACTACTATGCTGTTCGGTTGCTTGGGACTCCAGCTGAGTTTACGTTTCACAAGGCTAACGTCAGGGTTCGACAGTCTTGGCAAGATGAGAGATGGGTTGCGATTGGAAAG ATATCAGGTTCTGTGAAGTCATCCTTACTGACTGGATCAGACGTACAACGGAAGCTGAAGCCCCAAGTGAACAGCAAACGTCTACAGGAGCCTAGTGTCGTCTCTGCTAGAATGTTGAAGAGGCCGTCACCTCACAACTGGCCTGAGTGTGCTGAATCATGCACTGGAAACACTAAGAAGATACGATCACTGGAAGCGCCTTCCTCTAAGAATGGCGAAACTGGTTGCTGTCAAATGGTCAGGGTAAGATCAAAAGGTTCTAGTGAGGGTGTTCGTGCAGGAAGCTTAGTCGCTGACGATTGTTTTGATAGCGATGCAACTTCAGTTGGTAGTTGTAGCGCTGCTAGTGATGATGATGAGAGTAACATGCCACCTTGTATGCTAGATGGCTCTGGACCACAGGCAGACTCAAGTAGCAGCGAGGCTGAATCTTTTTGTGGACTTAGGGAAGAAGCAAGGCGGAAGCATTCATTAGCAGGTGGTGATGGAGTAAGAAGGTCGTGTAGGTCTGAACTATATACTTACCGCAGTACATTGGGGGACTTATTCGCTTCTGGTCCCTTGAGTTGGGAACAAGAAACATCGTTAACTGATCTCCGTCTTTCTCTAAATATATCAGATGATGAACATTTGATGGAG GAACATTGTCGCCTTGTCCGAGGCATGCAAGACCTTTTGCTTTTAGAGGTCTAA